AAGTTAATTCAATCACTGAAGCCGTACTTTCATCATCATAGCCAACAAAAGCTAATGAGTACTGATATTCAGGATTTTCACTCGTTCTTAAAAGCTTCATACCCATTATCTTAGTATAAAAATCAATAGATCGTTGTAAATCGCCGACGCGAATCATCGTATGTAAAACACGCATAGCTTAAATATCCTTATATAATTATTTTTAATTAATTCGAGGTGAGGCACTAATTTGTTTACCATTAGTAACGATACGAACTTGTTGACCAACATAGAATTGATTCGCAGTGCCTTTTTGTATAATAACAATTGTTGTGCCATTTTCACGTAAGATTTCCAATTCTACGGCGTTAGCCTGACTAGCCAAATCTTGAACTTCATTACCTAAAAGTGCACCACCAATTGCACCACCAGCAATGGCAAGTTTATTACCTGTTCCACCACCAATCGTATTACCTAAAAATCCACCTAAAATTGCACCGCCTACTGAACCAATTACATTAGTTGTTGAACCATTAGAGGCATTAGTCTGAATTTTCACCGGACGAACCGATAAAACTTTACCATAATCCACTTGTTGTACTTGTTTTGCTTGATCGGCTGTATAAACATCTCCTGAATAGATATCACTATTTTGACAAGCCGTTAAAGCCAAAACTAAACAAGCGATTGTTGTTAATTTCTTCATAAATCTATACCTCATTGATTTAAATTAACTTTATTTTATCATTTTAAAGTTAACTATTTGAAACTATTAATAATATTAACAAAACCTTACAACTAGTATTGTTATTTCTATATCGATTCTTTAGTGTTATTAGTAAAAAATAGATTGATATAAAACCGTGTAGCTTTAGTTCATTATTGCTATTTTAA
Above is a genomic segment from Frischella perrara containing:
- a CDS encoding glycine zipper 2TM domain-containing protein; translated protein: MKKLTTIACLVLALTACQNSDIYSGDVYTADQAKQVQQVDYGKVLSVRPVKIQTNASNGSTTNVIGSVGGAILGGFLGNTIGGGTGNKLAIAGGAIGGALLGNEVQDLASQANAVELEILRENGTTIVIIQKGTANQFYVGQQVRIVTNGKQISASPRIN